A single window of Labeo rohita strain BAU-BD-2019 chromosome 4, IGBB_LRoh.1.0, whole genome shotgun sequence DNA harbors:
- the ldhba gene encoding L-lactate dehydrogenase B-A chain has protein sequence MASVMQKLITPLASGPAEPPRNKVTIVGVGQVGMACAVSILLRELTDELALVDVVEDRLKGEMLDLQHGSLFLKTPKIVADKDYSVTANSRIVVVTAGVRQQEGESRLNLVQRNVNIFKHIIPQIVKYSPDCILVVVSNPVDVLTYVTWKLSGLPKHRVIGSGTNLDSARFRYIMAEKLGIHSSSFNGYILGEHGDSSVPVWSGANVAGVSLQKLNPDIGTDKDSENWKDAHKMVVDSAYEVIKLKGYTNWAIGLSVADLTETLVKNLNRVHPVSTMVKGMYGIGEEVYLSLPCVLNSSGVGSVVNMTLTDDEIGQLKKSADTLWGIQKDLKDL, from the exons ATGGCCTCAGTAATGCAGAAGCTGATCACCCCTTTGGCCAGCGGCCCCGCTGAGCCCCCCAGgaacaaagtcacaattgttGGCGTGGGGCAGGTGGGCATGGCATGTGCCGTCAGCATCCTGCTCAGG GAGCTTACAGATGAACTGGCTTTGGTGGATGTTGTGGAGGATAGACTGAAGGGGGAGATGTTGGATCTGCAACATGGCAGCCTGTTCCTCAAGACCCCTAAAATTGTGGCTGATAAGG ACTACTCTGTGACTGCTAACTCCCGTATTGTGGTGGTGACGGCTGGAGTGCGTCAGCAGGAGGGTGAGAGCAGACTGAACCTGGTGCAGAGAAACGTCAACATTTTCAAGCACATCATCCCTCAGATTGTCAAATACAGTCCTGACTGCATCCTCGTTGTGGTGTCCAATCCAG TGGATGTTTTGACCTACGTGACCTGGAAGCTGAGTGGCCTGCCAAAGCACCGTGTCATTGGGAGCGGGACCAACCTGGACTCCGCTCGCTTCCGCTACATCATGGCAGAGAAGCTGGGCATCCACTCCAGCAGCTTTAACGGTTACATCCTGGGAGAGCACGGAGACTCCAGCG TGCCTGTATGGAGTGGCGCAAATGTGGCTGGAGTCAGCCTGCAGAAACTCAACCCTGACATCGGCACAGATAAAGACAGCGAGAACTGGAAGGATGCTCACAAGATGGTTGTGGACAG TGCCTATGAAGTGATCAAGCTGAAGGGATACACCAACTGGGCCATCGGCCTCAGTGTGGCCGACCTGACCGAGACCCTGGTGAAGAACCTGAACAGGGTTCACCCTGTCTCCACCATGGTGAAG GGCATGTATGGTATCGGCGAGGAGGTCTACCTGAGCTTGCCCTGCGTGCTCAACAGCAGCGGAGTGGGCAGCGTCGTCAACATGACCCTGACTGACGACGAAATCGGTCAGCTGAAGAAGAGCGCCGACACTCTGTGGGGCATCCAGAAAGACCTGAAGGATCTGTAG
- the kiss2 gene encoding kisspeptin 2 has product MKIKALILFMSAMICQSTALRAPFTDMDTTEPIPDSKQQYLSMERRQFDEPSASDDASLCFFFQEKDESSHISCKHRLTRSKFNYNPFGLRFGKRNEATTTERDRPKHKHLLPMMLYLRKQLETS; this is encoded by the exons ATGAAAATCAAGGCACTGATTCTCTTCATGTCTGCAATGATCTGTCAGTCCACAGCTTTGAGAGCACCATTCACTGACATGGATACAACAGAGCCCATTCCAG ACTCCAAGCAGCAGTATCTCTCAATGGAGCGGAGGCAGTTTGACGAGCCCAGTGCTTCAGACGACGCCAGCCTTTGCTTTTTCTTCCAAGAAAAAGACGAATCGAGTCACATTTCCTGCAAACATCGATTAACACGCAGTAAATTCAACTACAACCCGTTTGGGCTGCGCTTTGGGAAGCGAAATGAAGCGACAACTACTGAGAGGGACAGACCCAAACACAAGCACCTGCTGCCAATGATGCTTTACCTGAGAAAACAATTAGAAACTTCTTGA
- the gys2 gene encoding glycogen [starch] synthase, liver isoform X2 — MRLSRSLSITSLNGLPLWEEESLPVQDLLLFEVSWEVTNKVGGIYTVIQTKAKITVDEWGENYIMMGPYYEHNFKTQVEKCEPPNQAIKAAMDSLINNGCQVHFGRWLIEGSPYVILFDIGSAAWNLDRWKGDLWNACSIGLPYHDREANDSLIFGSLVAWFFKELTDQLQDKPNVVAHFHEWQAGTGLVLSRSRKIPMATIFTTHATLLGRYLCAGNADFYNNLDKFNIDQEAGERQIYHRYCLERAAVHCAHVFTTVSQITAVEANHMLHRQPDVVTPNGLNVRKFSAMHEFQNLHSMNKGKIQEFVRGHFYGHLDFNLEKTLFFFIAGRYEFSNKGADLFLESLSRLNYLLRVHKSDVTVVVFFIMPAKTNNFNVESLKGQAVRKQLWDTAQSVKEKFGKKLYESLLRGEIPDMSKILDRDDFTIMKRAIYATQRHSLPPVTTHNMLDDSADPILSNIRRIGLFNARNDRVKIVFHPEFLSSTSPLLPMDYEEFVRGCHLGVFPSYYEPWGYTPGECTVMGIPSVTTNLSGFGCFMEEHVSEPSEYGIYIVDRRFRSADESCNQLTQFMFSFCQKSRRQRIIQRNRTERLSDLLDWRYLGRVSFISEHSDTRLPLPPTRFRPSIPVGFPPLHPSPQR, encoded by the exons ATGCGACTGTCCAGATCTTTGTCGATAACGTCATTAAATGGACTTCCACTGTGGGAAGAGGAAAGTCTACCTGTGCAAGACCTCTTGCTTTTTGAGGTGTCTTGGGAAGTAACCAATAAGG TTGGTGGTATATACACTGTTATTCAGACTAAAGCAAAGATCACAGTGGACGAATGGGGCGAGAACTACATCATGATGGGACCCTACTACGAACACAACTTCAAGACCCAGGTGGAGAAATGTGAACCTCCAAACCAAGCCATCAAAGCCGCCATGGACTCCTTGATTAACAACGGTTGCCAG GTGCACTTTGGGCGCTGGTTGATTGAGGGTAGTCCATACGTCATCCTGTTTGATATTGGGTCAGCTGCCTGGAACCTGGACCGCTGGAAGGGGGATCTATGGAACGCGTGCAGCATCGGACTGCCCTATCACGACAGAGAGGCCAACGACTCGCTCATCTTTGGTTCTCTTGTGGCCTGGTTCTTCAAGGAG TTAACAGACCAATTACAAGACAAGCCCAATGTAGTTGCTCATTTCCATGAGTGGCAGGCTGGGACAGGACTTGTACTGAGCCGCTCCCGAAAGATTCCCATGGCAACCATTTTTACCACACATGCCACCCTACTGGGGCGGTACCTGTGCGCTGGCAATGCAGACTTCTACAACAACTTGGACAAG ttcaacaTAGACCAAGAGGCAGGAGAGAGACAGATCTACCATCGGTATTGTTTGGAAAGAGCCGCGGTACACTGCGCACATGTCTTCACCACCGTGTCCCAAATCACAGCTGTGGAGGCCAATCATATGCTCCATAGACAACCAG ATGTCGTCACCCCAAACGGCCTGAATGTCAGGAAGTTCTCAGCCATGCATGAGTTCCAGAACCTGCACTCCATGAACAAAGGCAAGATCCAGGAGTTCGTAAGGGGACACTTCTACGG CCATCTGGACTTCAATCTGGAAAAGACCCTGTTCTTTTTCATCGCGGGACGATATGAGTTTTCTAATAAAGGAGCAGACCTGTTTCTCGAGTCTCTGTCCAGATTAAACTACTTGCTGAGG GTTCATAAGAGTGATGTTACAGTGGTTGTGTTCTTCATCATGCCTGCCAAAACCAACAACTTCAACGTGGAGTCTCTTAAAGGACAGGCTGTACGCAAGCAGCTGTG GGACACAGCTCAGTCGGTGAAGGAGAAGTTTGGAAAAAAGCTTTACGAGAGCTTGTTAAG GGGTGAGATCCCAGACATGAGCAAAATCTTGGACAGAGATGATTTCACAATCATGAAGAGGGCCATTTATGCAACACAG AGACACTCTCTTCCTCCAGTAACAACTCATAACATGCTGGACGACTCCGCAGACCCGATCCTGAGCAACATCCGCCGAATCGGCCTCTTCAATGCACGCAATGACAGAGTGAAG ATTGTGTTCCATCCGGAGTTCTTGTCCTCCACCAGTCCCTTGCTGCCCATGGACTATGAGGAGTTTGTGCGCGGCTGCCACCTGGGAGTGTTTCCATCCTACTATGAACCATGGGGCTACACTCCAG GTGAGTGTACCGTCATGGGCATTCCCAGCGTAACCACCAATCTGTCTGGTTTTGGCTGTTTCATGGAGGAACATGTTTCTGAACCCTCTGAATATG GAATCTACATTGTGGACCGGCGGTTCCGTTCTGCGGACGAGTCATGTAACCAGCTGACTCAGTTCATGTTTTCGTTCTGCCAGAAGTCGCGTAGACAGCGAATAATCCAGCGTAACCGCACAGAGAGGCTCTCTGACCTGCTGGACTGGAGATACCTCGGACGAGTGAGTTTCATCTCTGAGCATTCAG ACACAAGGCTTCCGTTACCCCCGACCCGCTTCCGTCCCTCCATCCCCGTCGGCTTCCCTCCACTCCACCCCTCACCACAGCGATGA
- the gys2 gene encoding glycogen [starch] synthase, liver isoform X1 translates to MRLSRSLSITSLNGLPLWEEESLPVQDLLLFEVSWEVTNKVGGIYTVIQTKAKITVDEWGENYIMMGPYYEHNFKTQVEKCEPPNQAIKAAMDSLINNGCQVHFGRWLIEGSPYVILFDIGSAAWNLDRWKGDLWNACSIGLPYHDREANDSLIFGSLVAWFFKELTDQLQDKPNVVAHFHEWQAGTGLVLSRSRKIPMATIFTTHATLLGRYLCAGNADFYNNLDKFNIDQEAGERQIYHRYCLERAAVHCAHVFTTVSQITAVEANHMLHRQPDVVTPNGLNVRKFSAMHEFQNLHSMNKGKIQEFVRGHFYGHLDFNLEKTLFFFIAGRYEFSNKGADLFLESLSRLNYLLRVHKSDVTVVVFFIMPAKTNNFNVESLKGQAVRKQLWDTAQSVKEKFGKKLYESLLRGEIPDMSKILDRDDFTIMKRAIYATQRHSLPPVTTHNMLDDSADPILSNIRRIGLFNARNDRVKIVFHPEFLSSTSPLLPMDYEEFVRGCHLGVFPSYYEPWGYTPGECTVMGIPSVTTNLSGFGCFMEEHVSEPSEYGIYIVDRRFRSADESCNQLTQFMFSFCQKSRRQRIIQRNRTERLSDLLDWRYLGRFYMYARHLALSRSFPGKFKMDHLNIAPTQGFRYPRPASVPPSPSASLHSTPHHSDEEDDDTYDEEEEAERDRQNIKAPFTLGAEPEGKSNQPLENGN, encoded by the exons ATGCGACTGTCCAGATCTTTGTCGATAACGTCATTAAATGGACTTCCACTGTGGGAAGAGGAAAGTCTACCTGTGCAAGACCTCTTGCTTTTTGAGGTGTCTTGGGAAGTAACCAATAAGG TTGGTGGTATATACACTGTTATTCAGACTAAAGCAAAGATCACAGTGGACGAATGGGGCGAGAACTACATCATGATGGGACCCTACTACGAACACAACTTCAAGACCCAGGTGGAGAAATGTGAACCTCCAAACCAAGCCATCAAAGCCGCCATGGACTCCTTGATTAACAACGGTTGCCAG GTGCACTTTGGGCGCTGGTTGATTGAGGGTAGTCCATACGTCATCCTGTTTGATATTGGGTCAGCTGCCTGGAACCTGGACCGCTGGAAGGGGGATCTATGGAACGCGTGCAGCATCGGACTGCCCTATCACGACAGAGAGGCCAACGACTCGCTCATCTTTGGTTCTCTTGTGGCCTGGTTCTTCAAGGAG TTAACAGACCAATTACAAGACAAGCCCAATGTAGTTGCTCATTTCCATGAGTGGCAGGCTGGGACAGGACTTGTACTGAGCCGCTCCCGAAAGATTCCCATGGCAACCATTTTTACCACACATGCCACCCTACTGGGGCGGTACCTGTGCGCTGGCAATGCAGACTTCTACAACAACTTGGACAAG ttcaacaTAGACCAAGAGGCAGGAGAGAGACAGATCTACCATCGGTATTGTTTGGAAAGAGCCGCGGTACACTGCGCACATGTCTTCACCACCGTGTCCCAAATCACAGCTGTGGAGGCCAATCATATGCTCCATAGACAACCAG ATGTCGTCACCCCAAACGGCCTGAATGTCAGGAAGTTCTCAGCCATGCATGAGTTCCAGAACCTGCACTCCATGAACAAAGGCAAGATCCAGGAGTTCGTAAGGGGACACTTCTACGG CCATCTGGACTTCAATCTGGAAAAGACCCTGTTCTTTTTCATCGCGGGACGATATGAGTTTTCTAATAAAGGAGCAGACCTGTTTCTCGAGTCTCTGTCCAGATTAAACTACTTGCTGAGG GTTCATAAGAGTGATGTTACAGTGGTTGTGTTCTTCATCATGCCTGCCAAAACCAACAACTTCAACGTGGAGTCTCTTAAAGGACAGGCTGTACGCAAGCAGCTGTG GGACACAGCTCAGTCGGTGAAGGAGAAGTTTGGAAAAAAGCTTTACGAGAGCTTGTTAAG GGGTGAGATCCCAGACATGAGCAAAATCTTGGACAGAGATGATTTCACAATCATGAAGAGGGCCATTTATGCAACACAG AGACACTCTCTTCCTCCAGTAACAACTCATAACATGCTGGACGACTCCGCAGACCCGATCCTGAGCAACATCCGCCGAATCGGCCTCTTCAATGCACGCAATGACAGAGTGAAG ATTGTGTTCCATCCGGAGTTCTTGTCCTCCACCAGTCCCTTGCTGCCCATGGACTATGAGGAGTTTGTGCGCGGCTGCCACCTGGGAGTGTTTCCATCCTACTATGAACCATGGGGCTACACTCCAG GTGAGTGTACCGTCATGGGCATTCCCAGCGTAACCACCAATCTGTCTGGTTTTGGCTGTTTCATGGAGGAACATGTTTCTGAACCCTCTGAATATG GAATCTACATTGTGGACCGGCGGTTCCGTTCTGCGGACGAGTCATGTAACCAGCTGACTCAGTTCATGTTTTCGTTCTGCCAGAAGTCGCGTAGACAGCGAATAATCCAGCGTAACCGCACAGAGAGGCTCTCTGACCTGCTGGACTGGAGATACCTCGGACGA TTCTACATGTATGCCCGGCATCTGGCCCTCAGCAGATCATTCCCTGGTAAATTTAAAATGGACCATCTTAACATTGCACCG ACACAAGGCTTCCGTTACCCCCGACCCGCTTCCGTCCCTCCATCCCCGTCGGCTTCCCTCCACTCCACCCCTCACCACAGCGATGAGGAAGATGACGACACCTATGACGAAGAGGAGGAAGCGGAGAGGGACAGGCAGAACATCAAGGCACCGTTCACTCTGGGTGCAGAGCCTGAGGGTAAGAGCAATCAACCCCTGGAAAATGGGAATTGA
- the spx gene encoding spexin prohormone 1 produces MKDLRTLAAYALALLLLATFVSHSWSAPKGSFQRRNWTPQAMLYLKGTQGRRFVSEDRNEGDLYDTIRLESRSQNTENLSISKAAAFLLNVLQQARDEGEPY; encoded by the exons ATGAAA GATTTAAGGACTCTTGCGGCTTACGCTCTTGCACTGTTACTACTGGCAACGTTTGTGTCCCATTCCTGGAGTGCGCCGAAG ggcAGTTTTCAGCGTCGGAATTGGACGCCCCAAGCCATGTTATATCTGAAGGGCACAC aGGGACGACGCTTTGTGTCAGAAGACAGAAATGAAGGGGACTTGTACGACACAATACGCTTGg AGTCACGCAGCCAAAACACAGAAAACCTGAGCATCTCTAAAGCGGCTGCATTTCTCCTAAATGTTCTCCAGCAAGCCAGAGACGAGGGTGAGCCTTACTGA
- the golt1ba gene encoding golgi transport 1Ba isoform X1: MISLTDSQKIGMGLTGFGVFFLFFGMILFFDKALLAIGNILFVVGLAFVIGLERTFRFFFQKHKMKATSFFLGGVFVVLIGWPIVGVILEFYGFFLLFRGFFPVVVGFIRRIPVLGYLLNLPFISGYVDTMSESNNMV, translated from the exons ATGATTTCCCTCACCGACTCCCAGA AAATTGGGATGGGGCTAACAGGATTTGGtgtgtttttcctgttttttggAATGATCCTGTTTTTCGATAAAGCTCTACTTGCCATAGGAAAT ATTCTTTTCGTTGTCGGTTTGGCGTTTGTAATCGGGCTGGAAAGGACGTTCAGGTTCTTCTTTCAGAAGCACAAAATGAAAGCCACCAGCTTCTTCCTAGGAGGCGTCTTCGTAGTGCTGATCGGATGGCCCATCGTCGGAGTGATTCTAGAGTTTTATGGCTTCTTTCTATTATTCAG GGGATTCTTTCCAGTGGTCGTAGGCTTCATCAGGAGAATTCCTGTACTGGGATACTTACTGAATCTTCCCTTCATTAGTGGG TATGTGGACACAATGAGCGAAAGCAACAACATGGTTTAA
- the golt1ba gene encoding golgi transport 1Ba isoform X2 — MISLTDSQKIGMGLTGFGVFFLFFGMILFFDKALLAIGNILFVVGLAFVIGLERTFRFFFQKHKMKATSFFLGGVFVVLIGWPIVGVILEFYGFFLLFRGFFPVVVGFIRRIPVLGYLLNLPFISGPS, encoded by the exons ATGATTTCCCTCACCGACTCCCAGA AAATTGGGATGGGGCTAACAGGATTTGGtgtgtttttcctgttttttggAATGATCCTGTTTTTCGATAAAGCTCTACTTGCCATAGGAAAT ATTCTTTTCGTTGTCGGTTTGGCGTTTGTAATCGGGCTGGAAAGGACGTTCAGGTTCTTCTTTCAGAAGCACAAAATGAAAGCCACCAGCTTCTTCCTAGGAGGCGTCTTCGTAGTGCTGATCGGATGGCCCATCGTCGGAGTGATTCTAGAGTTTTATGGCTTCTTTCTATTATTCAG GGGATTCTTTCCAGTGGTCGTAGGCTTCATCAGGAGAATTCCTGTACTGGGATACTTACTGAATCTTCCCTTCATTAGTGGG CCTTCCTAA